A window from bacterium encodes these proteins:
- the fliQ gene encoding flagellar biosynthesis protein FliQ: MTTDFVISIAYQALYTLIIVAAPLLIAGLIVGLGVGIFQAATSIHEMTLTFIPKILAVAGALVIFLPWILRMLLGFTIKLYSMIPAVAH; the protein is encoded by the coding sequence ATGACTACTGATTTTGTAATTTCAATAGCGTATCAGGCTTTATACACCTTGATTATTGTTGCAGCACCTCTCTTGATTGCAGGATTAATTGTAGGATTGGGGGTGGGGATTTTTCAGGCTGCAACATCAATACATGAAATGACTTTAACTTTTATCCCAAAGATACTGGCAGTTGCCGGCGCTCTTGTTATATTTTTGCCCTGGATATTGCGTATGCTTCTCGGATTTACTATAAAGCTGTACAGCATGATACCTGCAGTTGCACATTAA
- the fliN gene encoding flagellar motor switch protein FliN encodes MLMDLELPVAVELGRVRMLVKDILGLGPGAVIELNKFSGEPVDVYVNNRKFAEGEVVVIDQNFGVRISALIGPNEKLENLQ; translated from the coding sequence ATGTTGATGGATCTTGAGCTTCCTGTAGCAGTGGAACTAGGTCGTGTACGCATGCTGGTTAAGGATATACTGGGCCTTGGCCCCGGTGCTGTAATAGAACTTAACAAGTTCTCCGGCGAACCTGTAGATGTATACGTGAATAATAGAAAGTTCGCTGAAGGTGAAGTAGTAGTTATCGATCAAAATTTCGGTGTTAGAATATCTGCACTTATAGGGCCGAATGAGAAACTGGAGAATTTACAATAA
- a CDS encoding flagellar biosynthetic protein FliO has translation MRNWRIYNKQQDAVMTLKQIRMEFFLFLIAVQPVNFVRAGIAKVAGNDTLNAGTGSSLSDSAFQNQPDSFGGAFVKTILALLVILAVVYILAVFLKRFVNKNQSSGSIPVNVVGSKLFSPKKAIYIVDVQDKRLVIGVTDSAITKLAELNIDEEKDVLNENREIEDARSFKLLFSNMLKRRKL, from the coding sequence ATGAGAAACTGGAGAATTTACAATAAACAGCAGGATGCTGTTATGACTTTGAAACAGATACGAATGGAATTTTTTCTTTTTTTAATTGCAGTTCAGCCTGTTAATTTTGTACGGGCTGGAATTGCAAAAGTTGCCGGAAATGATACTTTAAATGCCGGTACAGGGAGTTCTTTATCTGATTCTGCTTTTCAGAATCAGCCGGATAGTTTCGGGGGAGCTTTTGTTAAAACCATACTTGCCTTACTTGTAATTCTTGCCGTTGTTTATATACTTGCTGTTTTTCTTAAGAGATTTGTTAACAAAAACCAGTCCTCAGGTTCCATACCTGTAAATGTAGTAGGCTCAAAGCTCTTCAGCCCTAAGAAGGCGATATATATAGTTGATGTCCAGGATAAAAGATTGGTCATAGGTGTTACAGATTCCGCTATTACAAAACTTGCAGAACTTAATATTGATGAAGAGAAAGATGTGTTGAATGAAAACAGGGAAATCGAAGATGCCCGTTCCTTCAAATTGCTGTTCTCGAATATGCTGAAAAGGAGGAAGCTGTGA
- the fliP gene encoding flagellar type III secretion system pore protein FliP (The bacterial flagellar biogenesis protein FliP forms a type III secretion system (T3SS)-type pore required for flagellar assembly.): protein MVFIIPVVINAQTILPKITVGVDQAHSPKDIAVTLQIVLLLTVLSLAPGILVLMTSFTRIVIIFSFLRHALATQQAPPNQVIVGLALFLTMFVMAPTGKKINDEALQPYLNGKISQAEALKNAEAPVKDFMLKQTREKDLALMVSLSKGVKPKSAEDISILVLVPAFVISELRIAFQIGFLIYIPFLVLDMVISSVLLSMGMMMLPPMMISLPFKLILFVLVDGWNLIVGSIVAGFK, encoded by the coding sequence ATGGTTTTTATTATCCCTGTTGTTATTAATGCTCAGACAATACTTCCGAAAATTACAGTAGGTGTTGACCAGGCACATAGCCCGAAGGATATTGCAGTAACTCTTCAGATTGTGTTATTGCTTACAGTACTTTCACTTGCGCCCGGAATACTTGTGTTAATGACATCTTTTACGCGGATAGTTATAATATTTTCTTTTCTGCGGCACGCTCTGGCAACACAGCAGGCTCCTCCTAACCAGGTTATTGTAGGGCTTGCTCTTTTTCTTACAATGTTTGTTATGGCGCCTACAGGTAAAAAGATAAATGATGAAGCGTTGCAGCCTTATCTGAATGGAAAAATATCCCAGGCAGAGGCATTAAAAAATGCAGAAGCTCCGGTAAAAGACTTTATGCTAAAACAGACGAGAGAAAAGGATCTCGCACTCATGGTAAGCCTTTCAAAAGGCGTAAAGCCGAAGTCTGCTGAGGATATTTCTATTCTTGTGCTGGTTCCTGCTTTTGTAATAAGTGAACTGAGAATAGCATTCCAAATAGGATTTTTAATATACATTCCTTTTCTGGTACTTGATATGGTTATTTCAAGTGTGCTTCTGTCAATGGGAATGATGATGTTGCCTCCGATGATGATATCTTTGCCGTTTAAGCTGATCCTTTTTGTATTGGTCGACGGTTGGAATCTTATTGTCGGATCAATAGTGGCCGGGTTTAAATAA